A region of the Parasteatoda tepidariorum isolate YZ-2023 chromosome 7, CAS_Ptep_4.0, whole genome shotgun sequence genome:
TTTAGCTTTTACGTAAATCCGGCCTTGCTTGGGTGAAGTAACTTTGGGATACCAAActtatagttttgaaatcaaCTAAAATACATTCAATTCTAGACCATAGCAAATCTTTTTGATATCAAATatggacaaaaattttaaaaatatccctaGAGATTTTTGATAGGAATTCtttgtgaaaaacatttttagaaggggaataaaaaaaatctgaaatcaaTTCTTTAGCtataatatatagaaatttctAGCTAGAACTTATAATAGTCTAGCTATATTAAGTTCTAGttataacaattataactcAGATTCgctgattattataaaaagtggGGGCTTTAATGagatatttaattctttagcagagttattttatgtatttttatgaaatattttccttaacatTTCTTGCAACGTAAatcattttaactataaattttataataattacttattttagtttGTGCATTTTAATTCATCGTTTTAGTTATTCTCTAATATATTAAatgacataaatattaaataatgcatgagataattttaaactattttgtaataatatattgatgaatattttactttattctgaatttaatatttgttttagtttaatttttataaaaattattttgcttacaaAGTTTACTTTAGCTACAGAACGAATAGTTCAAAATTCTCaatcatgtataaaaaaaactactcttGACGTGTACTTATTCACACTTTTTGCTTCGCTATATAGGGGCTATTTGAAGACATAAGATACATTTTTCGATCTAGTTTTTCATGCTTAATTGCATGagataaaattcaaatgtatggcataattgattttaaagctGTAAGaagtttcctttaaataaatatactttatataaaaaacacattttaaatcttaaatattagcCCATTAGAATAAGCGAGAAAAAATGCATTAggaacaatatttataattaaatacgaTTAGGATTAAGCAATGTAAAATGCATGAATAAGTGCTTAAAACCCTCTATTCGATTCCTGTTACATATCTCATTCTATTCAACACATAGGAGTAGCGTAAAGGGGATATATTGTTTTCTTCTTAGAAAactgttagtttattttaagtatttatgcaTATACGTATGTATACGCATTCATATTTGTATATCTATACGCATGTATACACATGAATGGATACGTAATATGTTTACGTACGTAATATGTATacgtatgtatatttatatataaatgtgtttataaaactaaaagtagACAGACAGTTTTCTGGAAACAAAAAGtgtgtaaaaatttctaaaaaaaaaaggtcaaaaaATAATGCccttttacaattaatattttcggaGATATTCGGATAGTAGTTCCTTctcaatgtaaatattttttaacgaactatttttcaaaataatttaaaatcaaagatcAGGAAcagataaattcttaaaaagaaaaagagaaacgAATGACACCAACCGTTAGCAAAAGTTCTAATTAAATACCACTACATAAACTgaaacgtaatttttatttttcaggcaGACACTGCAATTGTCTATCTATCGACTTTGATCATTTATGTTTTGACGTATAATGCGGTTTTCTGAATTTTGtgttatgcaatattttatttaattatgagcatacgattattttaagaaatttcttatttaaaaatttgtatggtatttaatttttaaatattttacaatttatacaaGCAGAAATTCGAATTTGAACCATTCGAATTCGTGACTgcaaaaattcatgattttacaGCTAATATTTTCacgttttaaagtaaataaaaaaattaatttagggttaaaataactcttataaaacttatttccgCATCAATAACACATCCAGAATATTCCTGATATATTTCACTAAAATGGGCAAATTTTCCTATTATACTATACCATAGTTTATTGCTTTTTGACGTGAAGAAGAGTTAGATATTCCTCTATGGGcagtcgcgccactgagttcaGTTTTTAGTACATCGGGTAACATATTACATATCAtgtgaacaaaacaaaaaaaaaaaaatcagagagcaatattattttttaccagatAGCGGCCTAACTATTAGACGGTTTcttatatacagtcaaaccccgctatagtgaaccgtcTGCGGACTCAGTAATGTGTCCACTATAACcgatggttcactatatccaaattttttgaagaatattttttgtataagaCAGTTGAATGATTAAATCTGGCTTTGCAATTTtgtataagttatttaaaaaaattattaactaattaacagataataaagcaaaaattgatggaaaaagtaattacgtcgctaaatattagttttattttcactttttatggaaaaaaatttgtgatttttgattgaacacaatttgattttaagttgAGTTCATCAATTTTCTTATCTACAATGTGCAAAGAATGcaagatttttacattttgaacaaGATTTCGAACCATCTTAACAAAGCATCTTCTACGTTTTCTCTTTCAGCTCCACGCAGTTTTTTCGATGAAACCATGTTTTTCGTTAAGAATCGAATTCAGNCATTTTATAGGAATGCATTCATTTTCAGTCCCAACACCTACAAGTTTAAAGATGGAGgactgaaaaagatatttaaagaaatgaaatttgagtcCACTATAACCGAGTTTCTAAGTTCTAAGCTGTTCACTATAagcgttaaaaataacattatttaaataggaaTACGGACGGGACCGCTAAAAAAGTTCACTACATCCGAGTGTTCACTATATCccaggttcactatagcggggttcgactgtatttaaaaagtaaaaaaaccaTGTTtctattagtaattaaaatgtcagaaaaaatatataagaaggGACGTCGCTCTTTCTGTTAAACTGTGTGCATCTTTGACTACCAATGAAAAATCATAACTTAGAAAgtgtatttaataaaccaacaaataacatatttataacaAGATAACATGCTAGCAATTAAGTAACAAAAGATTAGCTATAAACATCTACAAGTAAAGTCTTTATATACTCTCTGGATTTGTGAGGCAGCGCCGCTGTTCGACTGTCGTCATTGATTTGTTACATGAAGTATCTAATTGCCAGATATAAATTTGCTCATGTTATATCGGCAGGTCATATATTCCACTAGTTTCCAAACCTCACagacttaaaataatatgtggTAATCAAgaacaaactttttatattatattagtaatGGAGTGAGGGAATATTTTTGCCTGGAGAGGATAATTAACTTCTACATTCTAGAGAAACTTCTCCCCCTCTGACGTATGCAAGCGTTGAACACCAGTTACAACTAAAGCATGACGTAGCATCGTGTTAGACCAATCAACAATTTGTAGTAGGCCGCCTGCGCTATCGCGCGCATGGAAGATTCCCCTTTCCCCTCTTTTTCTTAGCAGTCGGAAGCGAGAGCTGTACGTGATCACGCAGTTGGTCGTGAGGGGTGGATCCACCGGCGATTTCAGGGGCCGCCAAAAtgtaaattgctttaatttattttttttaaattcttcctcAATAATTGCCTaggtaattcaaaattttaatgaataataatgtttttctaaatttgatctAACAAGTAATGGAAAACgcgataattaattagtttgttttccTCCACGTGCACATTTTTTCCCCACTtgcgcatattttttttaattctctccACTCCaggtattattaaattatttttgccttatatatcttttgtataattatatgtatcttaataatttatctactgattttactttgaaaaagtaaatgattaaTGTAACGAAAGTCATATAAAGAAGTAGTGCTGAAAGTCAACTCgggatatattttaattgtagcattgatgattttatattgattcttaaaatgatttatgattactaattttattttttttaacaagctcCGAATCTAGttctaaaatgatattttattcaagtaaactttagtaaattaacttttaaaagataattaattgttaattgcataaaatttaatttagcaaaaatgtattttttttcaagagcttaaaataaaatttatttttgcacaacgaaatttaaataagatataatttaagatttaataatgctttttaatggTAACGTTAGATTTAATAATGTTGAACAGTCGActaaattttgggtttatgactactattgttcaactccgtagcctttgtaattttgaaccaatccagaagacaaggaaacttttgGCAGGCAGGGTTCGAActcacgaactcttggacataggtccagtgccctaccaaccagactaaCCCTACCTTCCCTACACTTTTATTAACACAATTCTCTTGATTAATTGGAACGGATAAAAATACTTTgtctaaaatgcatttaaagattATTAGTTAAATTGTTTCTGCGCCAATTCGTCACGTTTAATTTGTCATAATGTAATTCAAGGTAGGCGTAAATTGTAATTGccgcaattttatttataaacaacttTTTCTGAGCTCATTCGGGATAATCTGGTTGATCGAGAGTttactttacaaattaataaagtaaggCTATAAAGTCTCGTAATTTCTACATAGTGTTTGCTTactaataaatcttttttctatttagaaaaCTAGTGTGTACTTGGTTTAGTGAAAAAGTTGTGTggaaaatttatctgaaattatataCGATGTATCGTCAGGCCATTCTGCAAATTCTCCCTAAATGGCATATTTGGAACAACAGAGTAAGTAAATTTCTACTGTTAAGTAATTTAGGATCTTTGTACTAGTAAACCTAGTAACGATAATGAATCTGCTCAAGATGTACCTAACCTAAAGCACATAGAAGAgagggaggaaaaaaattcccGGTCCATCTcgatatatgaaaaaaaaaatggaattcaaCATAAAGGTGCGGTGCTCTATTAACGCCttctataactgaaagcctccgcACCGTTTTTTGTAGGTAGTctgatcagaccactatgaaagCAAACCAAGTAGAGAAAGaaccatttaatatgaaatctattaaaaattagaaagtggtagcaaatatatgtctaaaaatttgtttcatttatgaatataattggtttgttttatttacttgtcaaccactataGATTcagttctaaaatatatatgataaatttctctcaagtatttttaaagtagaatttgggttcatgcgcacaagtgGTTGGCTTTTTAAGTactctgcgcagactacttataagaaaccgtgtggaggctttctgatgtaggaggtgacgGCTCTATTCAGTGTTATAGTGTTTTCTTCAATGTAACGGCGCTTTCTACTAGTAATGGCGTTTTATAAATGGAGTTAACATAAttacacttttaaatataatggcGCATAAAGCAAGAATTCATGCTcgttattcataatttaattactataataGCGAAATATAAACGAGGATAAACGATAAAATATATAACGAAATATTACCAGGtcttaactataattttattctatataggTATGTTTTTCTCATGTTCTGAATGTGTAactttggtttaaattttacagctattttattgcaataaatcttCCTCGGATAATACAGggcaaaaaatatcattaaacttttcattGACAAGTATTACCAGGtcttaactataattttattctatataggTATGTTTTTCTCATGTTCTGAAGGTGTAACTTTGGTTTAAGTTTTACAgctattttaatgcaataaatccTCCTAGAggcaaaaaatatcattaaacttttcattGACAAGTATTACCAGGtcttaactataattttattctatataggTATGTTTTTCTCATGTTCTGAAAGTGTAactttggtttaaattttacagctattttaatgcaataaattttcctCAGATAATTCAGggcaaaaaatatcattaaacttttcattGACAAGTATTACCAggtcttaattataattttattctatataacTATGTTTTTCTCATGTTCTGAAGGTGTAactttggtttaaattttacagctattttaatgcaataaatctTCCTCGGATAATTCAGggcaaaaaatatcattaaacttttcattGACAAGTATTACCAGGtcgtaattataattttattctatataggTATGTTTTTCTCATGTGCAACTTAAGGAGAACTTTCAGAGGACCTTAGAAGTTATCAAGGAAAGCCACAGAGCCCATAAATTCTGTGGTATTCTCATAAACGCTAAAGAAGTCACTCAAGAATCTGATTGTATCTCTCTTCACCCTCCCGTCAAAATTTCCCTGAACAAAGATGAGTTAGAAGCTCATTCAATTATCTGTGAGCTAAAAGAAATCATTCATAAAGATAAGCCTGAATATATTCTAATTGATACGATCTTAGAAGCGCTTAGAAATAGCTCTAATGAAACACGTCAGCAGCTTATTTCACTTCTTTTTAGTATTGATACGGTTAATTTCTTGAATCCCAAGAGCCAGAGTTCAaaagaatacttaaaatatttcataagtgATGTTGAATGCTTTTTTAGAAATGCAGATGAGATAGATCCTAATAGGATTTTAGATACCCAAAGAGCtttaaaaatggttgaaaatagattatttaatgATACATACCAAGATATGTCAAATGTTGTATATCCGTCTTCAATCTCTTATTTGTATTCAATAGTGCACAGCGTAATATTTGACGAAGGTAATCACTCCGATGATCATAATAGAGAAATCGAAGCTTTAATGTCTGATGCTGTTTCACTAATTTCAACTAGGTTGTTACTATTGCACAGTGCCTCAAAATCTATTATAGAGAAATGTTTATTGGCACGAAGATCTTCACTTGCTATTGACAGAGATGATTCTGATTGCGAAGAGTTTTATTTGCAGCAGTTTAGAGATTGCTACTATTTTTTGGACAAGgtaattatgaacttttttgttatattttttttaaaaagtgacaaTGTTCTTGAGCACTGATATTTCGTGTACCGTTTACAGGGGTAGGGTTAGTCAAGCTTTACCTTCTGCGAAGCCCCTCGGTACATATTTCGCCTCTCTATACAGCATTTTTGTCTTGATAGTTCGTtgaccaggagttggcacttggctccgccttcatcacgtggtacgcgacgatactatttcgctatttttgagAGAAGGATGTTAATAATCctgaaaaaagttgttattttggcgatcgtatgacaaaaatatttatttcccaatctttatgtacatttttttaacattaaatatttcataaatctgatgatatttctctcttttgagtgaatagtttgtccttcttaaaacattttgctgGGCACACAGccgtttttgaatttaaaatatgttttattagatagagtaacgaaaggtataatagcagatgataaagcgaagtaagtgacttaaaaagaaaacactggAGATGTTTTTCCCTCTTACTCCCTCTctgaaatgaactcttcgtCCGAGGAGATGATGGAGCAAGtgtcaactcctggtgaacgaactacaCTTTATCTAACAAAACTAAtaccaatataaaattaataatcggTTTTCCCCCCTAGACAAATCTTAAGACATTTGATTTGCGGGCTTGAGTATACCAAATAATTCACACAGAGTAGGTGGCTCTTAAGCCTGCCAGCGAAAACATAGTGCCACGTAGTTATAATCAGTTTTGCAACTTAGTCCaagattgtaaaataattattacagcaattttttcaattaagctAACCATTAGTTGTCATCAAATAAAAGGTTTGGTTGATGAACAATAACcgaaaaagtatattaaattaatcatttatcttggcgataatttacaatttaattgagttttaatcaatgaaaattatacctttaaacattatttttatcaaaagtaaaatattgaatttataggCCGAGACGAAACAATAACTTTGTATTATGGAAAGTACAATTACTACTgcattaccattttttttttccatttacaaaattaactcGCTTGatatacagttattttaaagatGGCAACGACAACTGAAAAGCTTTCTTCGACAGTTTCGgttcttcctttaaaaaaaaaaaaaagaaattaaagctgTAAAGCACAGGTATTATTTCTTAGTACTTTACACTCAGTAACACTCAGCTTCAGCACCCTAAAGTCCATGGTCTACCACAgaggttcccaaatggtgtttcACGGAACCCTAATATTCCGTAAAGATTTACAGGAGTTCtgataagtactttttacagcaGGGCTGACCACCTAAGTGTAACAATCAGCTTCTGCAACCTAAAGTCCAATGTCTAAGACAGAGGTTCCAAAATGGTGTTTCACAGAACCTTATGGTACCTGGGAAAAGCTACAGGGGTTCCGCgagttagtacttttttttagctAATGATGAGTATTGAAACCTGAGATTATATTTAGATacaatctataatttatttaatcttaccTTACGGttactttaagaaattatatctaataaaatgccattaaaaataaatggcattttttaaaataaaatataatatttctaacaacaatataatgaataaattatgaaaacaacgAGCATTAGTAATTCTCACCACGCGtttctgattaaaataattatattctttaataaagaaatatgcttctttaataaccatttacaacgtttatatttttattattaatacttatttatattatttatttcaattcatttatttttaacttatgtagagtccgctaaaaaaaaaaaaaatacgaatcaccctgaatattTTTCGTtccaatgatcggattttcgcgaactaagtgtcaattttaattgttcttgggggtgacctcaaatatggtaactaattagtgctaactattaattaagttacgaaatcagagacaaaaacgtactttatctgaataaaaatatatatattttttacatatttggaatctagaatacttgaattaggggggggggtagtaaaattttaaaaaaaaatggggtCGTGATTTGAGTcgcaataaaggtttatatatttggcgatagtaTAGAAAACCGCCAAAAAAGTGGCCAgcgcaaatgaatattttaagataacccattAACTA
Encoded here:
- the LOC107455449 gene encoding uncharacterized protein, which gives rise to MYRQAILQILPKWHIWNNRVCFSHVQLKENFQRTLEVIKESHRAHKFCGILINAKEVTQESDCISLHPPVKISLNKDELEAHSIICELKEIIHKDKPEYILIDTILEALRNSSNETRQQLISLLFSIDTVNFLNPKSQSSKEYLKYFISDVECFFRNADEIDPNRILDTQRALKMVENRLFNDTYQDMSNVVYPSSISYLYSIVHSVIFDEGNHSDDHNREIEALMSDAVSLISTRLLLLHSASKSIIEKCLLARRSSLAIDRDDSDCEEFYLQQFRDCYYFLDKL